A genome region from Drosophila simulans strain w501 chromosome 2R, Prin_Dsim_3.1, whole genome shotgun sequence includes the following:
- the LOC6739367 gene encoding trichohyalin isoform X6, producing the protein MSRDDYNPVTSSGVRSPGRVRRLQELPTVDRSPSRDYGAPRGSPLAMGSPYYRDMDEPTSPAGAGHHRSRSASRPPMAHAMDYPRTRYQSLDRGGLVDPHDREFIPIREPRDRSRDRSLERGLYLEDELYGRSARQSPSAMGGYNTGMGPTSDRAYLGDLQHQNTDLQRELGNLKRELELTNQKLGSSMHSIKTFWSPELKKERALRKEESAKYSLINDQLKLLSTENQKQAMLVRQLEEELRLRMRQPNLEMQQQMEAIYAENDHLQREISILRETIKDLECRVETQKQTLIARDESIKKLLEMLQAKGMGKEEERQMFQQMQAMAQKQMYNNYTGASGSSPPLPDIIGQYYGPGSLGPGPLSYGSGNGYGPPGYDLYGPSTSTAAGGYGLYDPQIYGPCQQTSPIRRRRYSIAGLPSATMYNDVYGYPAPPLQQTSSSNIVNLLNEAHKSISRSSQILNLTNQARQLGQLVTTPLGGGGVGMGLGRVVSSYPTLHPGDTSPPYLNDNLMQMSTSFSSQPNMYFQPQAQVQQVLPTQLTAAQSAAAAAARLRPAYSVTNLVSSYPTTTAAGYGCKYGGYGNPYQSDLGYGNPLAPFQQRQLMAHQSLHASNPAISQYYQNQGAATGTGASAAALAYNLQQQFAGTQHYGGGSQGPPLGHSHIQASVQQQMHPQYQYHVHQHQNHLQTHPLAALANTSGPFGGTLASSARDYVDGLHHAAHSHTHPHSHPHHSSHHSHHTAYPHSHSHHQQQQPHQAHHHHHLPYSKLDLDYPKLPQEHKRQLDEFRLEIQRRDQEILAMAAKMKTLEEQHQDYQRHIAVLKESLCAKEEHYNMLQTDVEEMRARLEEKNRLIEKKTQGTLQTVQERNRLTSELTELKDHMDIKDRKISVLQRKIENLEDLLKEKDNQVDMARARLSAMQAHHSSSEGALTSLEEAIGDKEKQMAQLRDQRDRAEHEKQEERDLHEREVADYKIKLRAAESEVEKLQTRLERAVTERERLEIKLEASQSELGKSKAELEKATCEMGRSSADWESTKQRIARLELENERLKHDLERSQVLTTFGRTTMTTSQELDRAQERADKASAELRRTQAELRVTQSDAERAREEAAALQEKLEKSQGEVYRLKAKLENAQGEQESLRQELEKAQSGVSRIHADRDRAFSEVEKIKEEMERTQATLGKSQLQHEKLQNSLDKAQNEVDHLQDKLDKACTENRRLVLEKEKLTYDYDNLQSQLDKALGQAARMQKERETLSLDTDRIREKLEKTQVQLGRIQKERDQFSDELETLKERSESAQTLLMKAARDREAMQTDLEVLKERYEKSHAIQQKLQMERDDAVTEVEILKEKLDKALYASQKLIDEKDTSNKEFEKMLEKYDRAQNEIYRLQSRCDTAEADRARLEVEAERSGLAASKAREDLRKLQDESTRLQEACDRAALQLSRAKECEDNARSELEHSRDRFDKLQTDIRRAQGEKEHFQSELERVTYELERAHAAQTKASASVEAAKEEAAHYAVELEKMRDRYEKSQVELRKLQDTDTFGRETRRLKEENERLREKLDKTLMELETIRGKSQYESESFEKYKDKYEKIEMEVQNMESKLHETSLQLELSKGEVAKMLANQDKQRSELERAHIEREKARDKHEKLLKEVDRLRLQQSSVSPGDPVRASTSSSSALSAGERQEIDRLRDRLEKALQSRDATELEAGRLAKELEKAQMHLAKQQENTESTRIEFERMGAELGRLHDRLEKAEAEREALRQANRSGGAGAAPHPQLEKHVQKLESDVKQLAMEREQLVLQLEKSQEILMNFQKELQNAEAELQKTREENRKLRNGHQVPPAAAPPAGASPAEIQAMQKEIQTLQQKLQESERALQAAGPQQAQAAAAAGASREEIEQWRKVIEQEKSRADMADKAAQEMHKRIQLMDQHIKDQHAQMQKMQQQMQQQQQAAQQAAQQAAQQAAQQAAQQQSAAGAGGADAKELEKVRGELQVACTERDRFQQQLELLVTELEKSKMSNQEQAKQLQTAQQQVQQLQQQVQQLQQQMQQLQQAASAGAGATDVQRQQLEQQQKQLEEVRKQIDNQAKATEGERKIIDEQRKQIDAKRKDIEEKEKKMAEFDVQLRKRKEQMDQLEKSLQTQGGGAAAAGELNKKLMDTQRQLEACVKELQNTKEEHKKAATETERLLQLVQMSQEEQNAKEKTIMDLQQALKIAQAKVKQAQTQQQQQQDAGPAGFLKSFF; encoded by the exons ATGTCACGTGACGATTATAATCCAGTAACTAGCTCTGGTGTGCGCAGTCCGGGTCGCGTGCGGCGTCTCCAGGAATTGCCGACGGTCGATCGATCCCCATCCCGGGACTACGGAGCGCCACGCGGAAGTCCTTTAG CAATGGGCAGTCCATACTACCGCGACATGGATGAGCCAACCAGTCCGGCCGGAGCGGGTCACCATCGCAGCCGGAGCGCCAGCAGACCACCGATGGCCCATGCCATGGACTATCCAA GAACCCGCTACCAATCGCTGGATCGCGGCGGACTCGTGGATCCCCACGATCGCGAGTTCATACCCATTCGGGAACCTCGCGACCGCTCCAGGGACAGATCCCTCGAACGGGGCCTGTACTTAGAGGACGAGCTCTATGGCAGATCGGCGCGCCAGAGTCCCAGCGCCATGGGTGGATATAATACGGGCATGGGCCCCACATCGGATCGAGCTTATTTGGGCGACCTGCAGCATCAGAACACCGACCTGCAGCGGGAGCTGGGGAACCTGAAGCGGGAACTGGAGCTGACCAACCAGAAGCTGGGCAGCTCGATGCACAGCATCAAGACCTTCTGGTCGCCTGAGCTCAAGAAGGAGCGGGCTCTGCGCAAGGAGGAGAGCGCCAAGTACAGTCTGATCAACGATCAGTTGAAACTGCTCAGCACGGAGAACCAG AAACAAGCCATGTTGGTGCgccagctggaggaggagtTGCGCCTGCGGATGCGACAACCCAACCTGgagatgcagcagcagatggagGCGATCTACGCGGAGAACGACCACTTGCAGCGGGAGATCAGCATCCTGCGCGAGACGATCAAGGATCTCGAGTGCCGTGTGGAGACCCAGAAGCAAACACTGATTGCCCGCGACGAGAGTATCAAGAAGCTGCTGGAAATGCTGCAGGCCAAGGGAATGG GCAAAGAGGAGGAGCGCCAGATGTTCCAGCAGATGCAGGCCATGGCCCAGAAGCAG ATGTACAATAACTACACGGGCGCCAGCGGAAGCAGTCCTCCATTGCCGGACATTATTGGCCAGTACTACGGGCCGGGAAGTCTGGGTCCGGGCCCCCTGTCCTACGGCTCGGGCAATGGTTACGGCCCGCCCGGTTACGATCTGTACGGCCCCTCGACCTCAACGGCAGCTGGTGGATACGGACTGTACGATCCGCAGATCTACGGACCGTGCCAGCAAACCTCGCCCATCCGGAGAAGGCGCTACAGTATTGCCGGCCTGCCCTCGGCCACTATGTACAATGATGTCTACGGCTATCCGGCACCTCCGCTCCAGCAGACCAGCTCCTCGAACATTGTGAATCTGTTGAACGAGGCACACAAGTCGATATCGCGCAGCTCGCAGATACTGAATCTCACGAATCAGGCCCGTCAATTGGGTCAGCTGGTGACCACGCCGCTGGGAGGAGGCGGAGTTGGCATGGGCCTGGGTCGAGTGGTGTCCAGTTACCCCACCCTGCATCCGGGGGACACCTCGCCGCCGTACCTCAACGATAACCTCATGCAGATGTCCACGAGCTTCTCCTCGCAGCCCAACATGTACTTCCAGCCGCAGGCGCAGGTGCAGCAGGTGCTGCCCACCCAGCTGACAGCGGCACAGAGTGCAGCCGCAGCGGCAGCCCGACTGCGTCCGGCCTACTCCGTAACGAATCTGGTGTCCAGTTACCCGACGACGACCGCGGCGGGCTATGGCTGCAAGTACGGGGGCTACGGGAATCCGTACCAGAGCGATCTGGGCTACGGCAATCCCCTGGCCCCCTTCCAGCAGCGCCAGCTGATGGCCCACCAGTCGCTGCACGCCTCCAATCCCGCCATTTCGCAGTACTACCAGAACCAGGGAGCCGCAACCGGAACGGGAGCCTCGGCGGCCGCACTGGCCTAcaacctgcagcagcagttcgCGGGAACGCAACACTACGGCGGCGGATCCCAGGGACCGCCGCTGGGACACTCGCACATCCAGGCGTcggtgcagcagcagatgcatcCGCAGTACCAGTACCATGTGCACCAGCATCAGAATCACCTGCAGACGCATCCGCTGGCGGCGCTGGCCAACACGAGCGGTCCGTTCGGAGGGACGCTGGCCAGCAGTGCCAGGGACTATGTGGACGGACTGCATCATGCGGCCCACTCGCACacgcatccgcattcgcatccgcacCACTCCTCGCATCATTCGCATCACACGGCATACCCGCACTCGCATTcgcaccatcagcagcagcagccgcatcaagcccaccatcaccaccatctGCCATACTCGAAACTAGACTTAGATTACCCGAAACTGCCGCAAGAGCATAAGCGACAA CTGGACGAATTCCGTCTTGAAATACAGAGAAGGGATCAAGAGATCCTGGCGATGgcggccaaaatgaaaacactcGAGGAGCAGCACCAG GACTACCAGCGGCACATAGCGGTGCTCAAGGAGTCGCTATGTGCCAAAGAGGAGCACTACAACATGCTGCAGACGGACGTCGAGGAGATGCGCGCCCGCCTCGAGGAGAAGAACCGCCTCATCGAGAAGAAGACCCAGGGCACCCTGCAGACGGTCCAGGAACGGAATCGCCTCACCAGCGAGCTCACCGAGCTCAAGGACCACATGGACATCAAGGACCGCAAGATCAGCGTGCTGCAGCGCAAG ATCGAAAACCTCGAGGATCTGCTGAAGGAGAAGGACAACCAGGTGGACATGGCGCGTGCCCGTTTGTCGGCCATGCAGGCGCACCACAGCAGCTCCGAGGGCGCCTTGACCAGCCTGGAGGAGGCCATCGGCGACAAGGAGAAGCAGATGGCCCAGCTGCGTGATCAGCGGGATCGCGCCGAGCACGAGAAGCAGGAGGAGCGGGATCTTCACGAGCGCGAGGTGGCCGACTACAAGATCAAACTGCGGGCTGCCGAGAGTGAGGTGGAGAAGCTGCAGACGCGCCTGGAGCGGGCGGTCACCGAGCGGGAGCGGCTGGAGATCAAGCTGGAGGCCTCGCAAAGCGAACTGGGCAAGTCGAAGGCCGAGCTGGAGAAGGCCACCTGCGAAATGGGCAGGAGCAGCGCCGACTGGGAGTCCACCAAGCAGAGGATCGCCCGCCTGGAGCTGGAGAACGAGCGGCTGAAACACGATCTGGAGCGTTCGCAGGTACTC ACAACCTTTGGCAGGACCACGATGACCACGTCCCAGGAACTGGATCGAGCCCAGGAGCGGGCCGACAAGGCCTCAGCCGAGCTGCGACGCACCCAGGCCGAGCTGAGAGTCACACAG TCGGATGCGGAAAGAGCACGCGAGGAGGCGGCCGCCCTGCAGGAGAAGCTGGAGAAGAGCCAGGGCGAGGTGTACCGACTCAAGGCCAAGCTGGAGAACGCCCAGGGCGAGCAGGAGAGTCTGCgccaggagctggagaaggCGCAGAGCGGTGTCTCTCGCATCCACGCCGACCGCGATCGG GCCTTCTCCGAGGTGGAAAAGATCAAGGAGGAGATGGAGCGCACCCAGGCCACGTTGGGCAAGTCGCAGCTGCAGCACGAGAAGCTGCAGAACTCGCTGGACAAGGCCCAGAACGAGGTCGACCATCTGCAGGATAAGCTGGACAAGGCCTGCACGGAGAACCGCCGCCTGGTGCTCGAGAAGGAGAAGCTCACCTACGACTACGACAACCTGCAGTCGCAGCTGGACAAGGCCTTGGGCCAGGCGGCCAGGATGCAGAAGGAGCGCGAGACCCTCTCCTTGGACACGGACCGCATACGCGAGAAGCTGGAGAAGACGCAG GTGCAACTGGGTCGCATCCAGAAGGAGCGGGATCAATTCTCCGACGAGCTGGAGACGCTCAAGGAGCGCTCGGAGTCGGCACAGACCCTCCTGATGAAGGCCGCCCGCGACCGGGAGGCGATGCAAACGGATCTGGAGGTCCTCAAGGAGCGCTACGAGAAGTCACACGCTATTCAGCAGAAACTCCAG ATGGAGCGCGACGATGCGGTCACCGAAGTCGAGATCCTCAAGGAGAAACTGGACAAGGCGCTGTACGCCAGCCAGAAGCTGATCGACGAGAAGGACACCTCCAACAAGGAGTTCGAAAAGATGCTGGAGAAGTACGATCGGGCCCAGAACGAGATCTATCGCCTACAGTCCCGCTGCGATACGGCAGAAGCGGATAGAGCCCGCCTGGAGGTGGAGGCGGAGCGATCTGGCCTGGCTGCCAGCAAGGCTCGCGAGGATCTGCGCAAGCTGCAGGACGAGAGCACTCGGCTGCAGGAGGCCTGCGATCGGGCGGCGCTCCAGTTGAGCCGCGCCAAGGAGTGCGAGGACAATGCGCGCAGCGAACTGGAGCACAGTCGCGATCGCTTCGACAAGCTACAAACGGACATTCGGCGTGCCCAGGGCGAGAAGGAGCACTTCCAGTCCGAGCTGGAGAGGGTCACCTACGAACTGGAGCGGGCACATGCCGCCCAGACCAAGGCGAGCGCCAGCGTGGAGGCGGCCAAGGAGGAGGCGGCCCACTATGCCGTAGAGCTTGAGAAGATGCGCGACCGCTACGAGAAGAGCCAGGTGGAGCTGCGCAAGCTGCAGGACACGGACACCTTCGGGCGGGAGACGCGACGCCTCAAGGAGGAGAACGAGCGGCTGCGCGAGAAGCTGGACAAGACGCTCATGGAACTGGAGACCATCCGCGGCAAATCGCAGTACGAATCGGAGTCCTTCGAGAAGTACAAGGACAAGTACGAGAAGATCGAGATGGAGGTGCAGAACATGGAGTCGAAGCTGCACGAGACCAgcctgcagctggagctgtCGAAGGGCGAGGTGGCCAAGATGCTGGCCAACCAGGACAAGCAGCGATCCGAGCTGGAACGGGCGCACATCGAGCGGGAGAAGGCACGCGACAAGCATGAGAAGCTACTGAAGGAGGTCGATCGTTTGCGCCTGCAACAGTCCTCGGTGAGCCCCGGCGATCCGGTCCGAGCGTCGACGTCCTCCTCTTCCGCTCTGTCCGCTGGCGAGCGGCAGGAGATCGACCGCCTGCGGGATCGCCTTGAAAAGGCGCTGCAGTCGCGTGACGCCACCGAGCTGGAGGCCGGTCGCTTGGCCAAGGAACTGGAGAAGGCGCAAATGCATCTGGCCAAGCAGCAGGAGAACACCGAGTCCACGCGCATCGAGTTCGAGCGCATGGGCGCTGAGCTCGGTCGCCTGCACGATCGCCTCGAGAAGGCCGAGGCCGAACGGGAAGCCCTGCGTCAAGCGAACCGGAGCGGCGGAGCTGGCGCTGCCCCCCATCCGCAGCTGGAGAAGCACGTCCAGAAGCTGGAGTCAGACGTCAAGCAGCTGGCCAtggagcgggagcagctgGTCCTGCAACTGGAGAAGAGCCAGGAGATCCTCATGAACTTCCAGAAGGAGCTCCAGAACGCAGAGGCGGAGTTGCAGAAGACGCGCGAGGAGAACCGCAAGCTGCGCAACGGTCACCAAGTGCCGCCAGCCGCCGCTCCACCCGCCGGAGCCTCTCCCGCCGAGATCCAGGCCATGCAAAAGGAGATCCAGACCCTACAGCAGAAGCTCCAGGAGTCGGAGCGCGCCCTGCAAGCCGCCGGTCCACAGCAGGCCCaggctgcagcggcggcaggaGCGAGTCGCGAGGAGATCGAGCAATGGCGCAAGGTCATCGAGCAGGAGAAGAGTCGTGCCGACATGGCCGACAAGGCCGCCCAGGAGATGCACAAGCGCATTCAG ctTATGGACCAACACATCAAGGATCAGCACGCCCAGATGCAgaagatgcagcagcagatgcaacagcagcagcaggcagcacAGCAGGCAGCACAGCAGGCGGCACAGCAGGCGGCGCAGCaggcggcgcagcagcagtCCGCAGCAGGTGCCGGCGGAGCGGACGCCAAAGAGTTGGAGAAGGTCAGAGGCGAACTCCAGGTGGCGTGCACCGAGCGGGATCGCTTCCAGCAGCAACTGGAGCTCCTGGTCACAGAGCTGGAGAAGAGCAAG ATGTCCAACCAGGAGCAGGCAAAACAGCTCCAAACGGCAcagcagcaagtgcagcaactgcaacagcaggtgcaacagctgcagcagcagatgcaacaactgcagcaggctGCCAGTGCGGGAGCAGGCGCCACCGACGtgcagcgccagcagctggagcagcaacaaaagcaactgGAGGAGGTGCGCAAGCAGATCGACAACCAGGCCAAGGCCACCGAGGGCGAGCGCAAGATCATCGACGAGCAGCGCAAGCAGATCGACGCCAAGCGCAAGGACATCGAggaaaaggagaagaagaTGGCCGAGTTCGATGTCCAGCTGCGTAAGCGCAAGGAGCAGATGGACCAGCTGGAGAAGTCGCTCCAGACGCAGGGAGGCGGAGCGGCGGCAGCCGGCGAGCTGAACAAGAAGCTCATGGACACGCAGCGGCAACTGGAAGC ATGCGTCAAGGAGCTGCAGAATACAAAGGAGGAGCACAAGAAGGCGGCAACCGAAACGGAGCGTTTGCTGCAATTGGTACAAATGTCGCAGGAGGAGCAGAACGCCAAGGAGAAGACCATCATGGATTTGCAACA AGCCTTAAAGATCGCTCAAGCCAAAGTCAAACAAGCACAaacgcagcaacagcaacagcaggat GCTGGACCAGCTGGCTTCTTGAAGAGCTTTTTCTAA